One genomic segment of Sphingobium herbicidovorans includes these proteins:
- the pdhA gene encoding pyruvate dehydrogenase (acetyl-transferring) E1 component subunit alpha, whose product MAQAQRTKPAVRQSNSAPSPSTAADHDRPRPETPSDYKATKEELLEFYRQMVLIRRFEEKAGQLYGLGLIGGFCHLYIGQEAVAVGIQSALQPGKDSVITGYRDHGHMLAYGIDPNVIMAELTGREAGISRGKGGSMHMFSVEHKFFGGHGIVGAQVSLGAGLGFAHKYNGDGGVCVAYFGDGAANQGQVYESFNMAELWKLPIIFVIENNQYAMGTSVNRSSAEDQLYRRGESFRIPGIQVNGMDVLAVRGATEEALKWVQGGNGPILLEMKTYRYRGHSMSDPAKYRSREEVQAMRDKSDPIEGVKKYLADAGVSEDELKKIDQDIRKVVSEAADFAETSPEPDMAELYTDVLVEQY is encoded by the coding sequence ATGGCGCAAGCGCAGCGGACGAAGCCAGCGGTTCGGCAGAGCAACTCCGCTCCATCTCCAAGCACCGCCGCGGATCACGACCGGCCTCGCCCCGAAACTCCTTCGGATTACAAGGCCACGAAGGAAGAGTTACTGGAATTCTATCGGCAGATGGTCCTCATTCGCCGTTTCGAGGAAAAGGCAGGCCAACTCTACGGTCTCGGCCTGATTGGCGGTTTTTGCCACCTCTATATCGGTCAGGAAGCTGTCGCGGTGGGCATCCAATCCGCGCTTCAGCCTGGCAAAGACAGCGTTATCACCGGCTATCGCGACCATGGCCATATGCTCGCCTACGGGATTGATCCCAATGTCATCATGGCTGAACTGACGGGTCGGGAAGCTGGCATTTCCCGGGGCAAGGGCGGTTCGATGCACATGTTCAGCGTCGAACATAAATTCTTTGGCGGCCACGGCATCGTCGGCGCTCAGGTCTCGCTCGGCGCAGGCCTTGGCTTTGCGCATAAATATAATGGAGATGGCGGCGTCTGCGTCGCCTATTTCGGCGACGGCGCCGCCAACCAGGGCCAGGTCTACGAAAGCTTCAACATGGCCGAGCTATGGAAGCTGCCGATCATCTTCGTGATCGAGAACAACCAGTATGCCATGGGCACGAGCGTCAATCGCTCTTCGGCCGAAGATCAGCTCTATCGTCGCGGTGAGAGTTTCCGCATTCCGGGCATTCAGGTCAACGGCATGGATGTGCTGGCGGTCCGCGGCGCCACGGAGGAAGCACTTAAGTGGGTGCAGGGCGGCAATGGCCCGATCCTGCTCGAGATGAAAACCTATCGCTATCGCGGCCACTCCATGTCGGATCCTGCCAAGTACCGCTCGCGCGAGGAAGTGCAGGCGATGCGTGACAAATCGGACCCGATCGAGGGCGTGAAGAAATATCTGGCCGACGCCGGTGTGAGTGAAGACGAACTCAAGAAGATCGATCAGGACATTCGGAAGGTCGTGAGCGAGGCGGCGGACTTCGCTGAAACCTCGCCCGAGCCGGACATGGCCGAACTCTATACCGACGTGCTGGTGGAGCAATATTGA
- a CDS encoding type II toxin-antitoxin system VapC family toxin — translation MLTADDERQAKAARSIVDGTEIFLGATVTLEAEWVLRAGYGFAPDEIARALRGLAGLPGMLVEEPAHMALALDWMEHGMDFADALHLARSAQCTEFLTFDRKFAKRAAKLDAIPVVVP, via the coding sequence TTGCTGACCGCTGATGATGAAAGACAAGCAAAGGCAGCCCGCAGCATCGTTGATGGGACCGAAATCTTTCTCGGTGCAACAGTGACTTTGGAGGCAGAATGGGTGCTGCGCGCGGGTTATGGTTTCGCGCCTGACGAAATTGCCCGCGCGCTACGGGGCCTAGCCGGTCTTCCAGGAATGCTAGTCGAAGAACCTGCCCATATGGCATTAGCCCTCGACTGGATGGAACATGGAATGGATTTCGCCGACGCCCTTCACCTTGCGCGATCCGCACAATGCACTGAATTTCTGACCTTCGACCGCAAGTTCGCGAAACGCGCTGCAAAATTGGACGCGATCCCCGTCGTCGTGCCCTAG
- a CDS encoding glycosyltransferase family 32 protein, whose amino-acid sequence MQYHSDHARQRIVALQPGFEKSEASRSTLIRDIVLMHIGIDTACRSRNIPAVIPRNLIRFWHDHSELPDDVAACMSTWERLREQGFAVRTYDDNSAERYIRDRQGEREVAAFSRCAHPAMRSDYFRLCALVTEGGLYVDCDDVLLNDGWTRLFEDDRLKLQPLCYDISAGRMMQNADIWQTNLPSGERNFYVNNDPIVAPPGHPVLQRALCRATELLLEGNGRPEIQATTGPGNLTTVLAAHAHALLLRGDPLDFNLIRDWDAIAEMRWDLSYREDERNWRNVYGC is encoded by the coding sequence GTGCAATATCATTCGGACCACGCACGGCAACGAATTGTGGCTCTGCAACCCGGCTTTGAGAAGAGCGAGGCGTCTCGATCAACACTGATTCGGGATATTGTCCTTATGCACATCGGCATTGATACTGCATGCCGGTCGCGGAACATACCCGCGGTGATACCGCGTAACCTAATCAGATTCTGGCACGATCATTCCGAACTGCCGGACGACGTCGCGGCTTGCATGTCGACCTGGGAGCGACTGAGAGAACAAGGCTTCGCTGTCCGGACCTATGATGACAACTCGGCCGAGCGCTACATTCGCGATCGACAGGGGGAACGGGAGGTCGCTGCCTTCAGTCGATGTGCGCATCCGGCGATGAGGTCTGACTATTTTCGTCTCTGCGCGCTCGTCACAGAAGGGGGTCTGTATGTCGACTGCGACGACGTGCTGCTCAACGACGGCTGGACGCGGCTGTTCGAAGACGATCGATTGAAGCTTCAGCCTCTCTGCTACGACATCTCGGCTGGCAGGATGATGCAGAACGCCGATATCTGGCAGACAAATTTACCTTCAGGAGAGCGCAACTTTTACGTCAACAACGACCCAATTGTCGCGCCACCCGGACATCCAGTCCTGCAACGTGCCCTGTGCCGGGCGACTGAGCTGCTACTCGAGGGTAACGGTCGACCGGAGATCCAGGCAACCACTGGACCGGGAAATCTCACGACCGTCCTTGCCGCACACGCACACGCTCTCCTGCTCCGGGGAGACCCACTCGACTTTAATCTGATACGCGACTGGGACGCTATCGCGGAGATGCGGTGGGACCTTTCTTATCGCGAAGACGAGCGCAACTGGCGCAACGTATACGGTTGCTGA
- a CDS encoding LysR family transcriptional regulator: MIAIRQLRYFLAVAETKSFSKAAAKINVTQPPISRQVSALEAELGIQLLDRASSGARLTAAGEVFAAGARTILETLDETCQNAQRVAQGNLGALSVGFIMHSAYTVLPGLTKGYMEMRPNVRLTLREGLPTYLREGVLDGRFDAVMLFGPVHGPGLLAKPIFSEPLCLAVPLDHPLARSPAVHASELEGVPLIASPMDVVPALRQTIEKFCRESGFEPTIALEAALQQTIVSLVSEGLGVALVPRSMHRFLGLSGVRFVDLVDAPFVDHELVWHADNSNPALASFVAFADKAAFLSGL, from the coding sequence ATGATCGCTATTCGGCAGCTGCGCTATTTTCTGGCGGTCGCTGAAACCAAAAGTTTCAGTAAGGCGGCGGCAAAGATCAATGTGACGCAGCCGCCCATCAGTCGGCAGGTTTCGGCATTGGAGGCTGAGCTCGGCATCCAGCTGCTCGATCGCGCCTCCAGTGGAGCACGACTGACTGCAGCTGGGGAGGTTTTTGCTGCCGGTGCGCGGACGATCCTCGAGACTCTCGATGAGACATGTCAGAATGCTCAGCGCGTCGCACAAGGCAATCTTGGCGCGCTGAGCGTCGGCTTCATCATGCATTCCGCCTACACGGTCCTGCCGGGACTGACGAAGGGCTATATGGAGATGCGTCCCAACGTCCGGCTAACGCTGCGCGAAGGATTGCCGACCTATCTGCGCGAAGGGGTGCTTGATGGACGGTTCGACGCAGTCATGTTGTTCGGGCCCGTGCACGGACCGGGACTGTTAGCCAAGCCGATCTTCAGCGAACCATTATGCTTGGCGGTACCTCTCGACCACCCGCTTGCCCGAAGCCCTGCAGTCCATGCGTCGGAACTCGAGGGCGTCCCCCTGATAGCTTCGCCGATGGATGTTGTCCCGGCGCTGCGCCAGACCATCGAAAAATTTTGCCGGGAATCGGGGTTCGAGCCGACGATCGCCCTTGAAGCGGCCCTGCAGCAGACGATCGTCAGTCTAGTTTCCGAGGGCCTGGGCGTCGCCCTCGTGCCGCGGTCCATGCATCGTTTTCTTGGTTTATCTGGTGTGCGGTTCGTCGATCTGGTCGATGCGCCCTTTGTCGACCACGAGTTGGTCTGGCATGCAGACAACAGCAACCCGGCACTGGCATCCTTTGTCGCTTTTGCCGACAAGGCTGCGTTTCTGTCGGGCCTATGA
- a CDS encoding carbamoyltransferase C-terminal domain-containing protein produces MRILAYNPGHDGAVAFIEHGTLSFSVEAEKGSNYRYSAISVSDVLDVVGELSDLPDVICMSGWWLRDHYEFEHGSRRNGGYRGTAEYLAIHEKGRFLRGSSDYFSSSHERSHVMCAFGMSSVPIGEPCYALVWEGEMGTFYEIDSLGRITVVRDVLTQPGNRYALLYGLADPDFPKDGPYPRQSDAGKLMALASFSNRSIATAEEQALLEFLLDGPYRKLSDYPGLPQAPHLDVGVEDASFRDFAGIYSDAIFARFENFAREHLKPGRPLLIAGGCGLNCDWNSKWMNSGLFSHVFVPPVANDSGSAIGTAIDAQFRLTGNPKIEWNVYAGLPFRDDVAFERDAYDVLGRDDAFVADLLANDLILGWARGRYEIGPRALGNRSILAAPFSDETRVRLNIIKQREQFRPIAPVCLREEAARWFGCHVDSPHMLFTFRATTDQLRAVTHVNGTARLQTVTELSNRELHAVLSAFRTRTGYGVLCNTSLNFKGKGFINDIGDLDVYTREHGLDGFVANGRIHLLRSSPAYAAYRQRRTAQSGSSPQEATA; encoded by the coding sequence TTGCGTATATTGGCATACAATCCCGGTCACGATGGTGCCGTTGCTTTCATTGAACACGGCACGTTGTCTTTTTCAGTCGAAGCGGAAAAGGGCTCCAACTACCGCTACTCCGCCATATCGGTTTCTGATGTCCTCGACGTTGTTGGCGAGTTGTCCGACCTTCCCGACGTGATATGCATGAGCGGTTGGTGGCTGCGGGATCACTATGAATTTGAGCACGGCTCCCGCCGCAACGGCGGATATCGGGGAACAGCCGAGTATCTGGCTATCCACGAGAAGGGACGGTTCTTACGTGGGAGTTCAGATTACTTCTCTTCCTCCCACGAGCGCTCGCATGTCATGTGTGCCTTCGGGATGTCTTCGGTTCCAATTGGAGAGCCATGCTACGCCCTAGTATGGGAAGGCGAGATGGGGACCTTCTACGAGATCGACAGCTTGGGCCGGATAACTGTCGTGAGAGACGTTCTTACGCAGCCCGGTAACCGTTATGCGCTGCTTTACGGGCTTGCAGACCCGGATTTTCCAAAGGACGGCCCTTATCCTCGCCAATCCGATGCCGGAAAACTGATGGCGCTCGCATCATTCTCGAACCGCTCGATAGCGACGGCGGAGGAGCAGGCTCTTCTCGAATTCCTTCTCGACGGTCCCTATCGCAAACTCTCCGACTATCCGGGCCTCCCGCAGGCCCCTCATCTCGATGTTGGCGTAGAGGATGCTTCGTTCCGTGATTTTGCGGGCATTTACAGCGATGCCATCTTCGCTCGCTTCGAAAATTTCGCGCGCGAGCACCTCAAACCAGGTCGCCCACTTTTGATCGCAGGTGGATGCGGTCTAAACTGCGACTGGAACAGTAAATGGATGAACAGCGGTCTGTTTTCGCACGTCTTCGTTCCGCCTGTGGCTAACGATAGTGGATCGGCGATTGGAACCGCGATCGACGCTCAGTTCCGTTTGACTGGCAACCCCAAAATCGAATGGAACGTCTATGCCGGCCTACCATTTCGCGACGACGTTGCGTTTGAGCGCGATGCATATGATGTACTGGGACGGGATGACGCTTTCGTCGCGGACCTTCTGGCAAACGATTTAATTCTCGGCTGGGCGCGCGGCCGATACGAAATAGGACCGCGGGCTCTTGGTAACCGCTCGATTTTGGCCGCTCCGTTTAGCGACGAGACGCGAGTACGCTTGAACATAATCAAGCAGCGCGAACAGTTTCGGCCGATTGCGCCGGTATGCCTGCGAGAGGAGGCGGCGAGATGGTTCGGGTGTCATGTCGATAGCCCACACATGCTTTTTACCTTCAGGGCGACTACCGATCAGCTGCGTGCAGTGACGCACGTCAATGGGACCGCACGCCTGCAGACCGTGACAGAGCTTTCCAATCGGGAATTGCACGCCGTGCTGTCTGCTTTTCGAACGAGGACCGGCTACGGCGTCCTCTGCAACACGTCGCTCAACTTCAAGGGCAAGGGGTTTATCAACGATATCGGCGACCTCGATGTCTATACTAGAGAGCACGGTCTCGATGGCTTCGTGGCCAATGGCCGGATCCATCTTCTGCGAAGCTCTCCTGCTTATGCTGCTTACCGGCAGCGGAGAACTGCTCAATCTGGTTCCAGCCCACAAGAGGCCACAGCTTGA
- a CDS encoding AbrB/MazE/SpoVT family DNA-binding domain-containing protein: MGVQDRITTTLSTKGQVILPKAIREQKHWAAGTKLIVEETDEGVLLKAAPVFAATDIESVFGSLRSTKPALSIDEMDVVISEEAKRRARD, translated from the coding sequence ATGGGCGTTCAGGATCGGATCACCACCACACTTTCAACTAAAGGGCAGGTTATCTTGCCCAAGGCAATCCGTGAACAGAAGCACTGGGCGGCGGGCACCAAGCTGATTGTGGAAGAAACCGACGAAGGCGTGCTCCTGAAAGCTGCGCCTGTTTTTGCCGCCACGGATATCGAATCTGTCTTCGGTTCGCTGCGGTCAACGAAGCCCGCTCTTTCGATCGACGAAATGGATGTGGTCATATCGGAGGAAGCTAAGCGTCGTGCGCGGGATTGA
- a CDS encoding RES family NAD+ phosphorylase, which yields MLEELTIRREALPRTVRLVTTARLRSSVLLNLVDETDLAALAEIEGATSNRLVAQSRGAGEVQSYELVFGVSHANFINAAFAYAKPREPNRFNGADRGAWYAGLDVETSLAEVCFHLTSFLEATGRFNAVVEYAELFASFAGEFLDLRPHGDHPALNPNKALGYPVGNALADAARASGLNGIIYPSVRHPGGTCLAALFPHAVQSVAQGDVYRMTWAGSPEPTIEKVPG from the coding sequence ATGCTTGAGGAACTGACGATCCGCCGCGAAGCACTGCCGAGGACTGTCCGCCTCGTCACGACCGCGCGGCTAAGGTCGTCAGTTCTGCTCAACCTTGTCGATGAAACCGATCTGGCAGCATTGGCTGAAATCGAAGGAGCCACGAGCAACCGATTGGTCGCTCAATCGCGCGGCGCAGGCGAAGTCCAGTCCTACGAGTTAGTTTTCGGCGTGTCGCACGCCAATTTCATCAATGCCGCCTTCGCCTATGCAAAACCTCGGGAACCCAACCGGTTCAACGGAGCGGATCGCGGCGCCTGGTATGCTGGACTGGATGTAGAGACGAGCCTAGCCGAAGTATGCTTCCATCTGACCAGCTTTCTCGAAGCCACGGGCCGATTCAACGCTGTGGTTGAATATGCTGAGTTGTTTGCCAGTTTCGCTGGCGAATTTCTGGACCTCCGCCCACATGGTGACCATCCTGCCCTAAACCCAAACAAGGCGTTGGGCTATCCAGTCGGCAATGCGCTCGCTGATGCTGCCCGGGCTAGCGGTCTAAACGGAATCATCTACCCTTCGGTACGCCATCCTGGTGGCACCTGTCTCGCTGCTCTTTTTCCGCATGCGGTTCAGTCAGTGGCTCAAGGCGACGTCTATCGTATGACCTGGGCCGGTAGCCCCGAGCCGACCATTGAGAAGGTGCCGGGATGA
- a CDS encoding family 16 glycosylhydrolase, protein MAFRLFRRVTAALPGGKIDAFGTDASRIGAILIINLDRQPHRMTRTLRELARFRDHTGRRLTSLVKRLPAVDARDGRAVAATADVDPLYALDDQLYVQPDARLEACFERNEAVTMTRQEIAVARSHIEAWKVVATGTEEHVLILEDDVWFRRGAAASIESAWCEASTRGNGEGLTMVYLSYEDAGGTCERADVGGTLFRPVRGLWFLSGYVLSRSGAESLLRAMPVVGPVDMWINRQFYWLRPLAIITPAILQRLDAGSDNSYSVLPYLARAGIVDADCLASPTRSFGIRIVAWTGRGAYEPLAMALSMLGLRVLVFDATAPGVAEAEVATLFSTFDVLVDPPFPPHALPDEIAGLVTGLVLEPTQAHRIDASDRLKQLWSILPGDGPSDDWWAPLCLLAGMNAPAQEFPSGAPTNWRLFRDGRRDCRPCAEAAWIARPMAMDDTPWAVGTVDGWAPPICDPVSQEEDGVAEMRCPLTEPSTEMPAMRGTFPGNLANFAPDAINHGRNGATITLSALGMGDRPFRSGALSSVRRFLHGRFEIEMRAAQGEGLVTGFFLHRSAPRQEIDIEIIGNDPCKMLLNVYFNPGNEGTELDYGYRGSPCAIDLGFDASLGFHRYAIEWFPDRIRWFVDDILVHERGSWDPTPIPHLPMTIHANLWSPRSVELAGAASTQLPLTTASFRNLKVDAMTRASEFGRSVETLAERTFASVRR, encoded by the coding sequence ATGGCATTCCGTCTGTTTCGCCGGGTCACGGCTGCTTTGCCGGGAGGGAAAATCGACGCGTTTGGCACGGACGCTAGCCGGATAGGCGCGATCCTCATAATAAACCTCGATCGACAGCCTCACCGCATGACGAGGACTTTGCGGGAGCTCGCTCGCTTCAGGGATCACACGGGCCGGCGGTTGACCAGCCTCGTAAAACGTCTTCCCGCAGTCGACGCGCGCGACGGTAGAGCGGTCGCAGCGACTGCAGACGTAGACCCGCTATACGCCCTCGATGATCAGCTTTACGTCCAGCCGGACGCTAGGTTGGAGGCTTGTTTCGAACGAAACGAGGCCGTGACGATGACGCGCCAAGAGATAGCTGTCGCGCGATCGCACATCGAAGCGTGGAAAGTTGTCGCGACGGGAACCGAGGAGCACGTCCTAATTCTCGAGGACGACGTGTGGTTCCGCCGGGGCGCGGCCGCATCGATCGAAAGTGCGTGGTGTGAGGCTTCGACCAGAGGAAATGGGGAAGGACTGACCATGGTCTATCTTTCCTACGAGGACGCTGGCGGAACATGTGAGCGGGCAGACGTGGGCGGAACTTTGTTTCGCCCGGTACGCGGGCTCTGGTTCCTCTCCGGCTATGTGCTCTCACGAAGCGGAGCGGAATCGTTGCTGCGCGCGATGCCGGTTGTCGGGCCGGTCGACATGTGGATCAACAGGCAGTTTTATTGGTTGAGACCGCTCGCTATCATCACACCGGCAATCTTGCAGCGGCTTGATGCGGGATCGGACAATTCTTATTCGGTGCTGCCTTATCTGGCGCGAGCCGGTATCGTCGACGCCGATTGCCTCGCGTCCCCCACTCGCTCCTTCGGGATCCGGATCGTAGCCTGGACCGGTCGTGGGGCGTACGAGCCACTGGCTATGGCACTGTCCATGCTGGGGCTTCGGGTGCTCGTTTTCGACGCTACTGCGCCTGGCGTCGCGGAGGCAGAAGTCGCCACTCTCTTTAGTACGTTCGACGTTCTCGTTGATCCACCTTTTCCTCCACACGCCCTCCCTGACGAAATCGCCGGACTCGTTACCGGCTTGGTATTAGAGCCGACGCAAGCACATCGGATCGACGCCTCCGATCGCCTGAAGCAACTATGGTCCATTCTGCCAGGAGACGGGCCTAGCGATGACTGGTGGGCGCCGCTCTGTTTACTGGCGGGGATGAATGCACCGGCGCAAGAGTTTCCCTCTGGCGCACCGACCAACTGGCGTCTCTTCCGCGACGGACGCCGTGATTGTCGGCCCTGTGCTGAAGCCGCCTGGATCGCGCGACCGATGGCCATGGACGACACGCCATGGGCAGTCGGAACAGTCGATGGATGGGCGCCGCCGATATGCGATCCAGTATCTCAAGAGGAAGATGGCGTAGCCGAAATGCGATGCCCGCTCACCGAGCCCTCTACTGAGATGCCCGCCATGCGTGGCACGTTTCCTGGCAATCTTGCCAACTTTGCACCTGACGCGATCAATCACGGCCGCAACGGTGCCACGATCACGCTGAGTGCTTTAGGAATGGGAGATCGCCCGTTCCGGTCCGGTGCACTCTCGTCGGTCCGTCGATTCCTGCACGGCCGCTTCGAAATCGAGATGAGGGCCGCGCAGGGAGAGGGCTTAGTTACCGGCTTTTTCTTGCACCGGTCCGCACCAAGGCAGGAGATCGACATCGAGATCATCGGAAATGACCCGTGTAAGATGCTTCTCAATGTCTACTTCAATCCGGGTAACGAGGGTACGGAACTCGATTATGGCTACCGCGGTTCGCCCTGCGCCATCGACCTCGGTTTCGATGCCAGCCTGGGATTCCATCGATACGCGATTGAATGGTTCCCAGATCGAATCCGTTGGTTCGTCGATGATATTCTCGTGCACGAGCGAGGAAGCTGGGATCCAACACCGATACCGCACCTACCAATGACTATCCACGCAAACCTCTGGTCGCCTCGCTCCGTCGAACTGGCTGGCGCTGCGAGCACGCAACTACCTTTGACAACAGCCTCGTTCCGGAACCTAAAGGTGGATGCGATGACCAGAGCATCGGAATTTGGCCGGTCCGTTGAGACCTTAGCTGAACGAACATTTGCTTCTGTAAGGCGGTAA
- a CDS encoding pyruvate dehydrogenase complex E1 component subunit beta, producing the protein MGIEIKMPALSPTMEEGTLAKWLVKEGDEVRSGDILAEIETDKATMEFEAVDEGKIGAIVIPEGTEGVKVGTVIATMAGEGGDSVTAAPKAEESAPPAKPEAAPEAPKKAESGTSKLASEAKASVADPDLPEGTEYVKTTVREALRDAMAEEMRRDERVFVMGEEVAEYQGAYKVTQGLLEEFGDRRVIDTPITEYGFAGVGTGAAMGGLRPVIEFMTFNFAMQAIDHIINSAAKTNYMSGGQMRCPIVFRGPNGAASRVAAQHSQNYGPWYASVPGLIVIAPYDAADAKGLLKAAIRSEDPVVFLENELVYGRSFDVPKVDDYVLPIGKARIVRPGADVTLVSYSIGVGVALEAAEALAAEGIDAEVIDLRTLRPLDTATVLESLKKTNRLVVVEEGWPVCSIASEIAAVVMEQGFDDLDAPVLRVTNEDVPLPYAANLEKAALIDTSRVVAAAKKVSYKG; encoded by the coding sequence ATGGGTATCGAAATCAAGATGCCGGCACTGTCCCCCACCATGGAGGAAGGCACGCTGGCCAAGTGGCTTGTCAAGGAAGGCGACGAAGTCCGTTCCGGCGACATTCTTGCCGAGATTGAAACGGACAAGGCGACGATGGAATTTGAAGCGGTCGATGAAGGAAAGATCGGCGCGATCGTCATTCCTGAAGGGACGGAAGGCGTGAAGGTAGGCACCGTCATCGCGACGATGGCCGGCGAGGGTGGCGATAGTGTCACAGCGGCACCCAAGGCTGAAGAAAGCGCCCCTCCGGCAAAACCGGAAGCGGCTCCCGAAGCCCCGAAAAAGGCTGAGAGCGGAACTTCCAAGCTCGCGTCGGAAGCAAAGGCCAGCGTTGCTGATCCCGACCTTCCCGAAGGCACGGAATATGTGAAGACGACTGTTCGCGAAGCGCTCCGCGATGCCATGGCCGAAGAAATGCGCCGCGATGAGCGCGTGTTCGTCATGGGTGAGGAAGTCGCCGAATATCAGGGCGCATATAAAGTCACTCAGGGCCTTCTCGAGGAATTCGGCGACAGGCGCGTCATCGATACGCCGATCACGGAATATGGCTTTGCAGGCGTCGGCACCGGCGCGGCCATGGGCGGCCTGCGCCCCGTGATCGAGTTCATGACGTTCAACTTCGCCATGCAGGCCATCGACCACATCATCAACTCGGCGGCAAAGACCAATTACATGTCCGGTGGCCAGATGCGTTGTCCGATCGTGTTTCGCGGTCCCAACGGCGCCGCCAGCCGCGTAGCGGCCCAGCATAGTCAGAATTACGGTCCCTGGTACGCGTCGGTTCCGGGCCTGATCGTGATCGCCCCTTATGACGCTGCTGACGCCAAGGGATTGCTGAAGGCGGCGATCCGCTCGGAGGACCCCGTGGTTTTCCTCGAAAATGAGTTGGTCTATGGCCGCAGCTTCGATGTGCCCAAGGTCGACGACTATGTCCTGCCGATCGGCAAGGCGCGGATCGTCCGTCCGGGCGCGGACGTGACTCTGGTCAGCTATTCGATCGGCGTGGGCGTTGCGCTGGAAGCCGCCGAGGCACTGGCGGCGGAGGGCATCGACGCCGAGGTGATCGACCTGCGCACGCTGCGCCCGCTGGACACGGCTACCGTGCTGGAGAGCCTCAAGAAGACCAATCGCCTGGTTGTTGTCGAGGAAGGCTGGCCGGTCTGTTCGATCGCGTCGGAAATCGCCGCCGTGGTGATGGAGCAGGGCTTCGACGACCTCGATGCGCCGGTGCTGCGCGTCACCAATGAGGATGTGCCGCTGCCCTACGCGGCCAATCTGGAAAAGGCGGCGCTGATCGATACGTCCCGCGTTGTCGCGGCGGCTAAAAAAGTGAGCTACAAGGGCTAG
- a CDS encoding antitoxin Xre-like helix-turn-helix domain-containing protein, translated as MTLDIAPFDDHLTFKQGQMEARMAETVKFGATAPLTPIDVQTFSKSADRERLSGVALKAFRAIVEHWSLSNGEAAALLGVSDSTWDRIKRGSWEQPLSQDQLTRASAAIGVYKGLHLLFADPMADQWPKLPNRGPIFQRKSPVDAMIDGGIPLMLETRRYVDAVRGGL; from the coding sequence TTGACGCTTGACATCGCACCATTTGACGACCATCTAACATTCAAGCAGGGGCAGATGGAGGCGAGAATGGCAGAGACAGTGAAGTTCGGTGCGACAGCTCCGTTGACGCCGATCGATGTACAAACGTTCTCCAAAAGCGCGGACCGCGAACGCTTGTCCGGCGTCGCCCTCAAGGCATTTCGAGCCATTGTCGAGCATTGGAGTCTTTCGAACGGCGAAGCGGCAGCACTGCTTGGCGTGAGTGACAGCACTTGGGACCGCATCAAGCGGGGAAGCTGGGAGCAGCCCCTATCGCAGGATCAGCTGACCCGCGCTTCGGCTGCGATCGGTGTCTATAAAGGACTACACCTGCTGTTCGCCGACCCGATGGCGGATCAGTGGCCCAAGCTGCCCAATCGCGGGCCGATCTTTCAACGCAAAAGCCCAGTTGATGCAATGATCGACGGCGGCATACCGCTTATGCTTGAAACCCGGCGATATGTTGACGCAGTGCGGGGCGGCCTTTGA